TCTTATCAAGAAGTGCCGCCAGCTTCACATTCTCTTCCATCAGTTTCTGAACTTCAACCTCCTTCTGCGCCTTCTCCCCCTCTAGTTGTGTCGTCTTTGTCACCAACCTGTTTCACCATCACAAGCTAATGATGTTTTAGTTACACACAAAGGCTGTAATAAATAAGATGACGAAACAAACCGTTCAAAAAGCTCCTCGATGGTTTTGAATTGCCTCTCAGAAGAAAGAAGCGTTTCTCTGACATTAGTAAAAGTACTGACATAGCTTTTAAGAGACTCGAACTCTCTCTTCACACGACACAGCTCCTCTTCATTCTCAACAGCCTTCTCCCTCTGTCTCATCGTCTCTTCAACTAGCTCCTCAATCCTTTCCCTCATTTCGCTCAGGACACCATTAGTCCCGTGAGCAAATCTCTCCATCTCCTGTAGCTTCACAGACAGATTCTCGATCTGAACCGTCTTCCTGCTAAGTTCCTCCTCTCCCAAAAGCGCCATCTCCTTCTGCACAGCCGTCTCGGACTCCGCTTCTGTGACTCTCCTAACGAGAGACTCAAGCACCCCAGTAACCATCTCTATGGACTGGAGCATCTCATCCTCTATACACGAGGATGAACCACCGTCTTTCTCATATTCCATCTGAGGTAGATCAGGAATGGACAAGACTCTAGCTTTTGATCTCAAGTACCGCAACATTGTTGCAGTTGCTCTCACCCTAGTTGAAAGAACGCCTACCTCTTTTCTGGCGTCTTCTTCTGAACCAAAGTCAAGGTAAGCTTTGACATCCAAAAGCTCAGCTTCTAAACTATCTACCTGAAACCGACGAGATTCCAATTCAGTCTTACATATCTCAGTGGCTTCATCTTGTGCAGATGCGTTAGTATCTTCTTTACAAGCCATCACCAGCCTCTTTAAACTGTAATaagtcagaaaaaaaaaacagctttataaccaaaaccaaaaacaaatagCCTTGCAGATTCCTAAAAAAAATGTCTTAACTCTATCCTAGACCGATCATTTGCCTGTCTGAAACAAAAGGATATATAGGCAATGGCTACGTTTCAGAAAATGATGATTGGCTATCAACACAACGAGGATCAAGAAAACGTATAAGCAATGGTTA
This genomic interval from Brassica napus cultivar Da-Ae chromosome A6, Da-Ae, whole genome shotgun sequence contains the following:
- the LOC106348233 gene encoding tropomyosin alpha-1 chain yields the protein MACKEDTNASAQDEATEICKTELESRRFQVDSLEAELLDVKAYLDFGSEEDARKEVGVLSTRVRATATMLRYLRSKARVLSIPDLPQMEYEKDGGSSSCIEDEMLQSIEMVTGVLESLVRRVTEAESETAVQKEMALLGEEELSRKTVQIENLSVKLQEMERFAHGTNGVLSEMRERIEELVEETMRQREKAVENEEELCRVKREFESLKSYVSTFTNVRETLLSSERQFKTIEELFERLVTKTTQLEGEKAQKEVEVQKLMEENVKLAALLDKKEAQLLALNEQCKVMALSGSNI